The genomic window TCAATGCCATTACAAAAAAAGGTGAACTAGTTTTTAACTGTATATACAAATGGGGATCTTGTTTTTTTTGAGCAAGTATACATATTCTGCCATTTTTTTGTCATTGTGTGGTGTTCTGCTATTAATTCGTTGCATTCTGCGCATTTTAATGAATTGTAGATCCTTGCTTTTTTGGGGTTTCATCTTCACTTTTCTGACTGTGAAAAATTCATAGAGATTTTTCGGGTAATTCTTTCCTCTTGTTTTTTGAATTTGTCCATTCATGTTCTGATACTTTTTCTTGTTCTTCGATCTATGAGGCTGTAGACATGTTTCCCATGATCTTTGAATAGTAGGTTTTCTTTGCCTGAATTTGCATCTGGTCCTGAATTGTATTGCATCTAAGTAACTGTTTTCTACAACGATCTTCCCCCAATCTTCAGATCTTTCAAAGTTCTCAGTTACAATTTTCACCAATTTTGAATCCAATCGCTGTCCTTGGACAAGAATGACAATGAAAATTAGCAATATCTTATTTATTATCACTCCAATCTATTTTCAATAGACTCTACAAAAACTTTGTTATTACTTTGTATTTAAATTTGGCGGGAAAGTGTAATAATATATGTTTATATATTATTATGATGGTA from Methanothermobacter tenebrarum includes these protein-coding regions:
- a CDS encoding FmdE family protein — translated: MQYNSGPDANSGKENLLFKDHGKHVYSLIDRRTRKSIRT